From Canis lupus dingo isolate Sandy chromosome 24, ASM325472v2, whole genome shotgun sequence, a single genomic window includes:
- the LOC112674152 gene encoding beta-1,3-galactosyl-O-glycosyl-glycoprotein beta-1,6-N-acetylglucosaminyltransferase 7 isoform X1 has product MSQLRATKPGLLVCAGICIFVFLYLRNPTPEEAEEKPTYPAVVECGFYPDELCSALLEGKGAALQIARFCKTPHASQILAHLRTPGNCSRISQDLHFITRPLSAEEGNFSLAYIVTIHKELAMFVQLLRAIYVPQNVYCIYVDEKVPKKYTTAVQTLVNCFGNIFISSKRARVAYTGFTRLQADINCMKDLVHSKFQWHYVINLCGQDFPIKTNKEIIHYIRSKWNDKNITPGVIQPPNVKYKTSESHPEFSSEGNMHISPNSKFKDKPPHNLTIYFGSAYYVLTRKFVDFVLTDARAKDMLRWSKDVQSPERHYWVTLNRLRDAPGATPDSGWEGNVRAVKWRNEEGSVHDGCKGRYVHDSCVYGPGDLPWIVRSPSLFAYALDSTDPLVVTCLERWHRLRALRGAEAAVEPHWHFPRQRHLNGRLGR; this is encoded by the exons ATGAGCCAGCTGCGAGCCACGAAGCCTGGGCTCCTCGTGTGTGCAGGCATttgcatctttgtttttctttatttaaggaATCCAACTcctgaggaagcagaggagaaacCCACCTATCCAGCAGTAGTGGAATGTGGTTTTTATCCAGATGAACTGTGTTCAGCTTTACTTGAAGGGAAAGGGGCCGCCCTTCAAATCGCAAGATTTTGTAAAACCCCTCATGCTTCTCAAATACTTGCTCATTTACGCACACCAGGAAACTGTTCTAGGATTTCCCAGGACTTGCATTTCATAACCAGACCCTTGTCTGCAGAAGAGGGAAATTTCTCTTTGGCATATATTGTAACTATTCATAAGGAGCTGGCGATGTTTGTGCAACTTCTCAGAGCTATTTATGTGCCTCAAAATGTTTACTGTATTTATGTGGATGAAAAGGTCCCAAAGAAGTACACGACTGCTGTGCAAACCCTGGTTAactgttttggaaatatttttatttcctcaaagagagcaagagtggcTTACACTGGCTTTACAAGACTACAGGCAGATATTAATTGTATGAAAGATCTGGTCCATTCCAAATTTCAATGGCACTATGTCATTAACCTTTGTGGACAGGATTTTCCAAtcaaaaccaacaaagaaatcATACATTACATCAGAAGCAAATGGAATGATAAAAACATCACTCCTGGAGTAATCCAACCACCAAATGTGAAATACAAGACAAGTGAAAGTCATCCTGAATTCAGCTCTGAAGGAAATATGCACATAtctccaaattcaaaattcaaagacaaaccACCCCATAACTTAACAATTTATTTTGGAAGCGCCTACTATGTCCTAACAAGGAAGTTTGTAGACTTTGTACTGACTGACGCCCGCGCAAAAGACATGCTCCGGTGGTCCAAAGATGTGCAGAGCCCAGAGCGCCATTACTGGGTGACGCTGAACAGGCTGAGAG atgccccaggagcCACACCAGACTCCGGCTGGGAAGGAAATGTTCGAGCTGTTAAATGGAGAAACGAGGAGGGAAGTGTTCATGATGGGTGTAAAG GTCGCTATGTCCATGACAGCTGCGTGTACGGACCAGGAGACCTGCCGTGGATAGTTCGGTCCCCTTCCTTGTTCGCCTACGCGTTGGACTCGACGGACCCCCTGGTGGTGACGTGCCTGGAGCGGTGGCACCGGCTGCGGGCGCTGCGCGGGGCGGAGGCTGCAGTGGAGCCGCACTGGCATTTCCCACGGCAGCGCCACCTCAACGGGAGACTGGGCCGCTGA
- the LOC112674152 gene encoding beta-1,3-galactosyl-O-glycosyl-glycoprotein beta-1,6-N-acetylglucosaminyltransferase 7 isoform X2 yields the protein MRNGFWNPTPEEAEEKPTYPAVVECGFYPDELCSALLEGKGAALQIARFCKTPHASQILAHLRTPGNCSRISQDLHFITRPLSAEEGNFSLAYIVTIHKELAMFVQLLRAIYVPQNVYCIYVDEKVPKKYTTAVQTLVNCFGNIFISSKRARVAYTGFTRLQADINCMKDLVHSKFQWHYVINLCGQDFPIKTNKEIIHYIRSKWNDKNITPGVIQPPNVKYKTSESHPEFSSEGNMHISPNSKFKDKPPHNLTIYFGSAYYVLTRKFVDFVLTDARAKDMLRWSKDVQSPERHYWVTLNRLRDAPGATPDSGWEGNVRAVKWRNEEGSVHDGCKGRYVHDSCVYGPGDLPWIVRSPSLFAYALDSTDPLVVTCLERWHRLRALRGAEAAVEPHWHFPRQRHLNGRLGR from the exons ATGAGGAACGGCTTTTG gaATCCAACTcctgaggaagcagaggagaaacCCACCTATCCAGCAGTAGTGGAATGTGGTTTTTATCCAGATGAACTGTGTTCAGCTTTACTTGAAGGGAAAGGGGCCGCCCTTCAAATCGCAAGATTTTGTAAAACCCCTCATGCTTCTCAAATACTTGCTCATTTACGCACACCAGGAAACTGTTCTAGGATTTCCCAGGACTTGCATTTCATAACCAGACCCTTGTCTGCAGAAGAGGGAAATTTCTCTTTGGCATATATTGTAACTATTCATAAGGAGCTGGCGATGTTTGTGCAACTTCTCAGAGCTATTTATGTGCCTCAAAATGTTTACTGTATTTATGTGGATGAAAAGGTCCCAAAGAAGTACACGACTGCTGTGCAAACCCTGGTTAactgttttggaaatatttttatttcctcaaagagagcaagagtggcTTACACTGGCTTTACAAGACTACAGGCAGATATTAATTGTATGAAAGATCTGGTCCATTCCAAATTTCAATGGCACTATGTCATTAACCTTTGTGGACAGGATTTTCCAAtcaaaaccaacaaagaaatcATACATTACATCAGAAGCAAATGGAATGATAAAAACATCACTCCTGGAGTAATCCAACCACCAAATGTGAAATACAAGACAAGTGAAAGTCATCCTGAATTCAGCTCTGAAGGAAATATGCACATAtctccaaattcaaaattcaaagacaaaccACCCCATAACTTAACAATTTATTTTGGAAGCGCCTACTATGTCCTAACAAGGAAGTTTGTAGACTTTGTACTGACTGACGCCCGCGCAAAAGACATGCTCCGGTGGTCCAAAGATGTGCAGAGCCCAGAGCGCCATTACTGGGTGACGCTGAACAGGCTGAGAG atgccccaggagcCACACCAGACTCCGGCTGGGAAGGAAATGTTCGAGCTGTTAAATGGAGAAACGAGGAGGGAAGTGTTCATGATGGGTGTAAAG GTCGCTATGTCCATGACAGCTGCGTGTACGGACCAGGAGACCTGCCGTGGATAGTTCGGTCCCCTTCCTTGTTCGCCTACGCGTTGGACTCGACGGACCCCCTGGTGGTGACGTGCCTGGAGCGGTGGCACCGGCTGCGGGCGCTGCGCGGGGCGGAGGCTGCAGTGGAGCCGCACTGGCATTTCCCACGGCAGCGCCACCTCAACGGGAGACTGGGCCGCTGA